From one Bacillus sp. FJAT-42376 genomic stretch:
- a CDS encoding spore germination protein, with the protein MDSHLQKQPDTTNIQTIAELLDICRKSSDFVSEAIEGTPFSIHYYKSMVDKKVLQRSILPVLHNPEYFGALKEVGQNLPIEDLKLTDSPDDAEEYLVRGHVLILRGNTSTEVLVASASFIEKRPVGQPEVEYSVVGPKEAFVEGIDSNLNLIRKRMPTRKLTIRETKVGSISKTRVAVVYLEGAADPANAETIFSHIEQIHFDQIADSSFVLQLISDNSTSPFPQMMDTERPDRVASEVAEGKIAVFVDGSPHALLSPTTLIEFFSAFEDYFLPWPVASAFRLIRLFAVFFSVVSTSLYVAVLTYHYEMIPSNLLDPLISSRSGIPFPPIIEAVILELTIELLREAGARLPQKIGQTIGIVGGIVIGTAAVEAGLTSNVLLIIVSLAALASFTTPIYQMGNTIRLIRFPFIICGQLWGIFGVFLCFGFFISHILNLSSFGRPYIAPVYPARWRDLKDSLFRLPFRMQGQKPHQLRSPDPFRFDPPPKRRKPDIEEI; encoded by the coding sequence ATGGACAGTCATTTACAAAAACAACCCGACACAACAAACATTCAAACGATTGCGGAGCTGCTGGATATCTGCAGGAAGTCCTCTGATTTCGTTTCAGAGGCGATTGAAGGCACCCCCTTCAGCATCCACTATTATAAATCAATGGTCGATAAAAAAGTCCTTCAGCGCTCCATTCTGCCGGTCCTTCACAATCCGGAGTATTTCGGTGCACTAAAAGAAGTCGGGCAAAACCTGCCGATTGAAGATTTAAAACTCACGGACTCTCCTGATGATGCAGAGGAATATCTAGTAAGAGGACACGTTCTGATTCTGCGCGGCAACACATCAACTGAAGTACTAGTGGCCTCTGCTTCTTTTATTGAAAAAAGACCGGTAGGACAGCCGGAAGTAGAATACAGTGTGGTCGGGCCTAAAGAAGCTTTTGTGGAAGGCATTGATTCAAATCTGAACTTAATCCGGAAGAGGATGCCGACCAGAAAGCTGACTATTCGGGAAACGAAAGTGGGATCCATTTCTAAAACACGCGTAGCTGTTGTTTATTTGGAGGGAGCTGCAGATCCAGCCAATGCGGAGACCATTTTCAGTCATATTGAGCAAATCCATTTTGATCAGATTGCAGACAGCTCCTTTGTTTTGCAGCTTATCTCAGATAACAGCACCTCCCCGTTCCCGCAAATGATGGATACGGAAAGGCCTGATCGGGTAGCAAGCGAGGTGGCAGAAGGCAAAATCGCTGTTTTCGTCGATGGATCGCCCCATGCCCTGTTAAGCCCCACCACTTTAATTGAATTTTTCTCTGCCTTTGAAGATTATTTTCTTCCCTGGCCAGTGGCTTCGGCATTCCGGCTCATCCGGCTATTCGCCGTGTTTTTTTCCGTCGTTTCCACGTCTTTATATGTTGCCGTTTTAACTTATCATTACGAAATGATTCCATCCAATTTGCTTGATCCGCTCATTTCTTCAAGGAGCGGAATTCCTTTTCCCCCGATTATCGAGGCCGTTATTTTAGAACTGACCATTGAACTTTTGCGGGAAGCAGGCGCCAGACTCCCGCAGAAAATAGGACAGACCATTGGGATCGTCGGCGGTATTGTGATTGGAACCGCAGCAGTAGAGGCGGGACTGACAAGCAATGTCCTGCTTATTATTGTATCGCTTGCTGCACTGGCTTCCTTTACAACCCCCATTTATCAAATGGGGAATACCATCCGTCTCATCCGTTTTCCCTTTATCATCTGCGGTCAGCTTTGGGGAATCTTTGGGGTATTTTTATGCTTTGGTTTTTTTATCAGCCATATTCTCAATCTTTCCTCTTTTGGAAGGCCCTACATTGCCCCGGTTTATCCCGCAAGATGGCGCGATTTAAAAGATTCCCTTTTCAGGCTGCCCTTTCGCATGCAAGGACAAAAGCCGCATCAGCTGCGGTCACCGGATCCATTTAGGTTTGATCCGCCGCCAAAGCGAAGAAAACCCGATATTGAAGAAATTTGA
- a CDS encoding GerAB/ArcD/ProY family transporter has product MNAPSLPENKQVSPFFVFYLIHSQQIGVAVLGFERYVAKSAGHDAWISVILSGLSIIGVMWLCYRILTKEGNDIISIHQRLFGKYAGNILNTAFAAYTSLLVLLNLRTYVEVIQVWMFPETYHWVFLFLILLLAYSFVTNGFRVVTGICFLSVIYSIPLLFVKYFPLKEAHIGNLLPVFSHSFPEILEASKTMTLNYLGYESILIFYPFIKNGPRSEKWAYYSILVTIGVYLLTIFTSFVYFDQDQLRTTIWSTLTLWKIVDLVIIERFEYIGIAAWLFVVISNITLGLWAASRALNRFTSLTQRFSLRGVALLIFVLSIMITERPQIDQLNFYANTAGFYIAYVYIPFLYVCHLLIKRRC; this is encoded by the coding sequence ATGAACGCCCCATCTTTGCCTGAAAACAAACAAGTCTCCCCCTTTTTTGTATTTTATCTCATTCATTCCCAGCAAATTGGCGTTGCGGTGCTTGGGTTTGAACGTTATGTGGCCAAATCGGCGGGACATGATGCATGGATATCCGTCATTCTGTCCGGATTATCCATTATAGGGGTGATGTGGCTATGCTATCGTATTCTCACTAAAGAAGGAAATGATATCATTTCCATTCATCAGCGGCTTTTTGGCAAATACGCGGGGAACATCCTCAATACCGCATTTGCGGCCTATACCTCACTTTTGGTTCTATTAAATTTGAGAACGTATGTGGAGGTGATACAGGTTTGGATGTTTCCTGAGACGTATCACTGGGTTTTTCTTTTCTTAATTTTGCTTCTGGCCTATTCTTTTGTGACAAACGGGTTCAGAGTTGTAACCGGAATCTGCTTTTTAAGTGTGATTTATTCCATTCCGCTTTTGTTCGTCAAATATTTTCCGCTGAAAGAAGCCCATATCGGGAACCTTCTTCCGGTTTTTTCTCATTCATTTCCTGAGATTCTTGAAGCTTCAAAAACGATGACACTGAATTATTTAGGGTATGAATCCATTTTGATTTTCTATCCTTTTATTAAAAACGGCCCCAGATCGGAAAAATGGGCCTACTATAGTATCCTGGTGACAATCGGTGTTTATTTGCTCACCATTTTTACTTCGTTTGTATATTTTGACCAGGATCAGCTGCGGACGACCATCTGGTCTACTTTAACGCTTTGGAAAATTGTTGACCTGGTTATCATCGAACGTTTTGAATACATAGGGATCGCAGCATGGCTGTTTGTTGTCATTTCCAACATTACACTCGGGTTATGGGCCGCAAGCAGAGCATTGAACCGGTTCACTTCCCTAACCCAAAGATTTTCGCTTAGAGGAGTAGCACTTCTCATCTTTGTGCTTTCAATCATGATTACCGAACGCCCGCAGATTGATCAGCTGAATTTTTATGCCAATACAGCCGGTTTTTATATTGCCTATGTGTATATTCCCTTTTTATATGTATGCCATCTTTTAATTAAAAGGCGCTGTTAA
- a CDS encoding Ger(x)C family spore germination protein, with the protein MKKTAPIFLAAALSVCGCTPQQQILEELQLIKTIGYDYVNDEMILGTGGSTSIPPGQQSLPADESFSAAGYTSKQIRQKLQNESTKPIVIGRVGVVLFSENLAEHGISRLLDNLQRDPEIGRDIYLALAESSAKQIINGKYSGSIPTSNYIFDLIQQSMKQSLPKINLHGFLYRYYGKGLDAFMPIVRQADGKLMVTGIGIFKGDKLVQLINTEDAYYLKMTSDKIKKGILEIKYKGENLSIENLFSKPHVKIINRNGQYEAELTLKIKGKISEGAGLRMTSQKVMNGVERVTAEKVEKKLNQLVESFRENQVDPIGFKRKAMQSRSFSKKKWDQQYAEMPVRVHTDVTILHAGIME; encoded by the coding sequence ATGAAAAAGACCGCTCCTATCTTTCTTGCCGCTGCTCTTTCAGTTTGCGGATGCACCCCTCAGCAGCAAATTTTAGAAGAACTGCAGCTTATTAAAACGATTGGATATGATTATGTCAATGATGAAATGATTCTTGGTACAGGAGGATCCACTTCCATTCCTCCCGGCCAGCAGTCCCTGCCTGCAGACGAATCCTTTTCTGCTGCAGGCTATACGAGTAAACAGATTAGACAAAAGCTTCAGAATGAATCCACGAAACCAATTGTTATCGGCCGTGTGGGAGTCGTTTTATTCAGCGAAAATCTGGCTGAGCATGGCATTTCCCGGCTTCTTGATAACCTGCAGCGCGATCCGGAAATTGGCCGGGACATATACTTGGCGCTGGCTGAATCAAGTGCGAAGCAAATCATCAATGGAAAATACAGCGGTTCTATTCCAACCTCGAACTATATTTTCGATCTGATCCAGCAGAGCATGAAGCAATCGCTCCCGAAAATTAATCTTCATGGATTTTTGTACCGCTATTATGGAAAAGGGCTTGATGCTTTTATGCCGATCGTCAGGCAGGCAGACGGCAAGCTTATGGTTACGGGAATTGGCATTTTTAAAGGAGATAAGCTGGTCCAGCTGATTAATACAGAGGATGCCTACTATTTAAAAATGACGAGTGACAAAATTAAAAAAGGAATTTTGGAGATTAAATACAAGGGTGAAAATCTATCAATTGAAAATCTCTTTTCAAAGCCTCATGTAAAAATCATAAACCGGAATGGCCAGTATGAAGCCGAACTCACCTTGAAGATTAAAGGGAAAATATCGGAAGGCGCCGGGTTAAGAATGACGAGCCAAAAAGTAATGAATGGCGTAGAAAGAGTCACAGCTGAAAAAGTGGAAAAAAAACTGAATCAGCTGGTTGAATCGTTCAGAGAAAATCAGGTTGATCCGATTGGCTTTAAAAGAAAAGCGATGCAATCCCGGTCTTTTTCTAAGAAAAAATGGGATCAGCAGTATGCAGAAATGCCGGTTCGGGTCCATACGGACGTAACCATCCTTCATGCCGGCATCATGGAATAA
- a CDS encoding amino acid permease: MVLLQQQLKKEIGFLAALTTVIGTVIGAGVFFKPTAVYSSTGSASLGLLAWFIGGVLTICAGLTAAELSAAIPETGGMMAYLKRTYGNLTAFLLGWAQTVIYFPANIAALAIIFGTQTVSLFGLAANDHKMLIVGIAAATAIFLTLLNFLGAKAAGGIQTVATICKLIPLALIIVFGLLHEGNVPFQLFPVEPGPEQSSFLTALGAGLLATMFAYDGWILVGNIAGEMRNPKKDLPKAIILGLSAVMAIYLLINVAFLMVMSAASLAGTDTPASDAAQLIFGSMGGKLVSIGILISVFGSINGYVMTGMRVPYAMAMENKLPFSKWFAKLSPKSRVPYNSGLFILFVAIIMMFIGGFNTLTDMLIFVIWIFYTMTFAAVMILRKREPKLVRPYKVPLYPVLPVIAILGGLFIVINTLFTQPLLALCGLAITALGLPVYYGMRSRHINE, from the coding sequence GTGGTTCTATTGCAGCAGCAATTGAAAAAAGAAATTGGATTTCTTGCCGCTTTAACAACGGTCATCGGTACCGTGATTGGAGCCGGCGTATTTTTTAAGCCGACTGCGGTTTATAGTTCAACCGGTTCGGCAAGCCTGGGACTGCTCGCATGGTTTATTGGAGGCGTTCTGACCATTTGTGCCGGGCTGACGGCAGCGGAATTGTCGGCGGCTATTCCGGAGACAGGCGGAATGATGGCCTATTTAAAGCGTACATACGGAAATTTGACTGCCTTTCTGCTTGGATGGGCTCAAACCGTTATTTATTTCCCTGCAAACATTGCCGCATTAGCGATCATTTTTGGAACTCAGACCGTCAGTTTGTTCGGATTGGCTGCGAATGATCATAAAATGCTGATCGTTGGAATTGCAGCCGCAACGGCTATCTTTTTAACCTTGCTCAACTTTCTTGGGGCGAAAGCTGCAGGCGGAATTCAAACTGTGGCCACCATCTGCAAATTGATCCCTCTGGCGCTAATTATTGTATTCGGTCTGCTTCATGAAGGAAATGTGCCCTTTCAGCTGTTTCCTGTTGAACCAGGACCGGAGCAGTCTTCTTTTTTAACCGCCCTTGGAGCGGGTTTGCTGGCTACCATGTTTGCTTATGACGGATGGATTCTTGTCGGAAACATCGCCGGGGAAATGAGAAATCCGAAGAAGGATCTGCCGAAGGCGATTATTTTAGGGTTGTCCGCTGTTATGGCTATTTATTTGCTGATTAATGTTGCCTTTTTAATGGTCATGTCGGCGGCATCCCTTGCAGGAACGGATACGCCTGCATCCGACGCGGCCCAGCTCATCTTCGGTTCGATGGGCGGAAAACTGGTCAGCATCGGGATTCTTATATCGGTGTTTGGCTCCATCAACGGATATGTGATGACTGGCATGCGTGTGCCGTATGCGATGGCAATGGAAAATAAACTGCCGTTCAGCAAATGGTTTGCTAAGCTTTCTCCGAAAAGCAGAGTTCCATATAATTCGGGTCTTTTCATCCTTTTCGTTGCGATCATCATGATGTTTATCGGCGGATTCAACACGCTGACAGACATGCTCATTTTTGTGATTTGGATTTTCTATACGATGACGTTTGCGGCAGTTATGATTTTGCGTAAGCGGGAGCCAAAGCTCGTTCGGCCTTATAAAGTGCCGCTGTATCCCGTGCTGCCGGTTATTGCCATCCTTGGAGGATTATTCATAGTCATCAATACCCTTTTTACTCAGCCCTTGCTCGCCCTATGCGGATTAGCGATCACCGCACTCGGTCTTCCTGTTTACTATGGAATGCGCAGCAGGCATATTAATGAATAA
- the hutG gene encoding formimidoylglutamase, with amino-acid sequence MERFSFLQPGKAAIFKDRFVTKINECVIPYEKGMTGDTALIGLPFSKSSISSSQASDAPQAIRSCMGLYSTFSGERNMDYSHHKILDFGDVRTHPTSLSENVNRLYVSVKEMIGTNACSRYILLGGDHGVSYPSIRAFQEIFGAIGIIQFDAHHDVRNLEDGGRTNGTPFRSLLEEEIIEGENLVQIGIRDFSNAKAYSDYALEKNLSIYTMGDIERMGIIPIVEKEAKRLSEKTDVIYLSLDMDAVDQAFAPGCPAVGPGGMTGRELLAAISAAAKHEKVRAMDIVEIDPSKDFLDMTSRLAAHAMLRFMFQ; translated from the coding sequence ATGGAACGATTCAGCTTTCTTCAGCCAGGGAAAGCCGCAATTTTTAAAGACCGGTTCGTTACAAAAATAAATGAATGTGTCATTCCATATGAAAAAGGGATGACAGGAGATACCGCATTAATCGGTCTGCCTTTTTCAAAATCCTCCATTTCATCTTCCCAGGCGTCAGATGCTCCACAGGCCATCCGGTCATGCATGGGTCTGTACTCTACTTTCTCAGGGGAACGAAACATGGATTACAGCCACCATAAAATACTTGATTTCGGAGATGTGAGGACGCACCCAACCAGTCTGTCCGAAAACGTAAATAGACTCTACGTGAGTGTTAAAGAAATGATTGGAACGAATGCATGCTCCCGGTATATTCTCCTTGGCGGCGATCATGGGGTCAGCTATCCGTCCATCCGTGCGTTTCAGGAGATTTTCGGAGCAATCGGAATCATCCAGTTCGATGCCCACCACGATGTGCGGAACCTTGAGGATGGCGGGAGGACGAATGGGACCCCCTTTAGAAGCCTGCTTGAAGAAGAAATCATTGAAGGAGAGAATCTTGTACAAATCGGAATCAGGGATTTTTCCAATGCAAAAGCCTACTCTGATTATGCATTGGAGAAAAATCTCTCCATTTATACGATGGGGGATATTGAGAGAATGGGGATTATTCCTATTGTTGAAAAGGAGGCAAAGAGGCTTTCGGAAAAAACGGACGTTATCTACCTTTCTCTCGATATGGATGCGGTGGATCAGGCGTTTGCTCCCGGGTGTCCGGCGGTTGGTCCCGGTGGAATGACAGGCAGGGAGCTTCTTGCAGCCATTTCTGCAGCCGCAAAGCATGAAAAAGTCCGGGCGATGGATATCGTAGAAATTGACCCTTCCAAGGATTTCCTGGATATGACAAGCCGGCTTGCCGCACATGCAATGTTGAGGTTTATGTTTCAATGA
- the hutI gene encoding imidazolonepropionase → MTHDLILFNIGQLLLPDDSGKPLKGGEMKKLSVLNGAAFAVKDGLVSWIGSTEEAERLYADVKRNAKGKVVSPGLVDPHTHLVFGGSREHELELKQAGVSYLEILAKGGGILSTVHATKNASEKELFHKAAFHLERMISFGVTAIEAKSGYGLDRRTELKQLKVIKQLNASYPVRLVPTFLGPHAVPPEYKGNEDLFIGKMMQLLDEIKEEKLAQFADIFCETGVFTIEQSGRFLMKAKEKGFGLKIHADEIDPLGGTELAVSLGSASADHLVAASDEGIARLAESDTVAVLLPGTTFYLGKNHYARARKMIDEGAAVALATDFNPGSCVTENLQMIMSLAALKLKMTAEEIWNAVTVNAAYAIGLGGKAGTIEVGKQADFVVWDVPNYQYIPYHFGVNHAESVYTEGMKRWEKVRHGTIQLSSARESRNF, encoded by the coding sequence ATAACGCATGATCTGATTCTTTTTAACATCGGACAATTGCTTCTGCCTGATGACAGCGGAAAGCCATTAAAGGGAGGAGAGATGAAAAAGCTAAGCGTCCTAAACGGCGCAGCTTTTGCTGTAAAAGACGGTCTTGTTTCCTGGATTGGTTCGACAGAAGAAGCCGAAAGATTGTACGCGGATGTCAAACGGAACGCAAAGGGAAAGGTTGTCTCTCCGGGGCTCGTGGATCCGCATACCCATCTCGTTTTTGGAGGGAGCAGAGAGCATGAGCTTGAATTGAAGCAGGCGGGCGTTTCCTATTTGGAAATCCTGGCGAAGGGGGGAGGAATCCTCTCCACGGTCCATGCGACCAAAAACGCATCCGAGAAAGAATTGTTTCATAAAGCCGCTTTTCACTTGGAAAGAATGATTTCGTTTGGTGTGACCGCAATTGAAGCAAAAAGCGGGTATGGCCTGGACCGCAGGACCGAATTGAAACAGCTCAAGGTGATTAAGCAGCTGAACGCCAGCTACCCGGTACGCCTTGTACCCACTTTTCTTGGGCCTCATGCTGTTCCTCCTGAATACAAAGGAAATGAGGACTTGTTTATTGGAAAAATGATGCAGCTGCTTGATGAAATAAAAGAAGAAAAGCTTGCTCAATTTGCAGATATCTTCTGCGAAACGGGTGTTTTCACGATTGAGCAGTCCGGCAGATTTTTAATGAAAGCGAAGGAAAAAGGGTTTGGCTTGAAAATTCACGCCGATGAAATCGATCCGCTTGGCGGAACGGAGCTTGCCGTTTCGCTTGGCTCAGCCAGTGCCGACCACCTTGTTGCCGCATCAGATGAAGGAATTGCCCGCCTGGCTGAAAGTGATACGGTAGCTGTGCTGCTTCCGGGAACCACCTTTTACTTAGGGAAGAATCATTACGCCCGAGCCCGGAAAATGATTGATGAGGGGGCGGCTGTTGCGCTTGCTACTGATTTTAACCCTGGAAGCTGTGTGACCGAAAACCTTCAAATGATAATGTCGCTTGCAGCCTTGAAGCTGAAAATGACAGCGGAGGAAATTTGGAATGCAGTGACGGTTAACGCTGCATATGCCATTGGCCTCGGCGGGAAGGCAGGCACAATCGAGGTTGGAAAACAAGCGGATTTCGTTGTATGGGATGTGCCGAATTATCAATATATCCCTTACCATTTTGGAGTCAATCATGCAGAAAGTGTTTACACCGAAGGAATGAAAAGATGGGAGAAGGTGCGTCATGGAACGATTCAGCTTTCTTCAGCCAGGGAAAGCCGCAATTTTTAA